One window of the Dryobates pubescens isolate bDryPub1 chromosome 13, bDryPub1.pri, whole genome shotgun sequence genome contains the following:
- the GRK7 gene encoding rhodopsin kinase GRK7, whose protein sequence is MCDMGGLDNLIANTAYLQARKSGEGDTKEMQKRRKSLSLPKIEQCGEVRQSMVADYDNICEQQPIGKKFFRDFLETVPEYMVARDFLDEVSNWELAEDNVKSSTMENMITNFLKTGSKNSLAFLSSDLSSKCQAATEKDYENVIQLAKEETKLFLKDKPFQDFQTSPFFDKFIQWKVFEKQPVTEKYFYEFRVLGKGGFGEVCAIQVKNTGKMYACKKLDKKRLKKKGGEKMALLEKEILEKVNSPFIVTLAYAYESKSHLCLVMSLMNGGDLKYHIYNVGERGLEMKRVIFYSAQITCGILHLHSIKIVYRDMKPENVLLDDNGNCRLSDLGLAVQVKEGKSITQRAGTNGYMAPEILKEEDYCYPVDWFAMGCSIYEMVAGRTPFKDYKEKVNKDEVKRRTLEDEVKFEHANFTEEAKDICRLFLAKKKENRLGSRNEDDDPRKHSFFKTINFHRLEANLIDPPFVPDPSVVYAKDVADIADFSEVRGIEFDDKDKKFFKKFATGAVPIPWQEEIIETGLFEELNDPNRVEGGYANGGEAKSGVCLLL, encoded by the exons ATGTGTGACATGGGGGGGCTTGACAACCTGATTGCCAACACGGCCTACCTGCAAGCAAGGAAGAGTGGAGAGGGAGACACCAAGGAGATGCAAAAGAGACGTAAAAGCCTCTCACTGCCCAAGATTGAACAATGCGGAGAGGTCAGGCAGTCCATGGTTGCTGATTACGACAACatctgtgagcagcagcccattggcaagaaattctttagagacTTCTTAGAGACCGTGCCAGAATATATGGTAGCTAGGGACTTCCTGGATGAGGTGTCAaactgggagctggcagaggacaaTGTCAAGAGCAGTACCATGGAGAATATGATCACCAATTTTCTTAAGACGGGTTCAAAAAACTCTTTGGCTTTCCTGAGCTCTGACTTGTCCAGCAAATGCCAGGCAGCTACTGAGAAAGACTATGAGAATGTCATACAGCTGGCCAAGGAGGAAACCAAACTCTTTCTTAAAGACAAACCCTTTCAGGACTTCCAGACCAGCCCCTTCTTTGACAAATTCATACAATGGAAAGTTTTTGAGAAGCAGCCGGTAACCGAGAAATACTTCTATGAGTTCCGAGTGCTGGGCAAAGGTGGCTTTGGAGAG GTTTGTGCCATCCAAGTGAAAAACACCGGCAAAATGTATGCCTGCAAGAAACTGGATAAGAAAAGattgaaaaagaaaggaggtgAGAAGATGGCACTGCTAGAGAAAGAGATCCTGGAGAAGGTCAACAGCCCCTTCATAGTCACATTAGCTTATGCCTACGAGAGCAAAAGCCATCTGTGTCTTGTCATGAGCCTCATGAATGGAGGGGATCTGAAGTATCACATCTACAATGTGGGAGAAAGGGGTTTGGAGATGAAGAGGGTCATCTTTTACTCTGCTCAGATCACCTGTGGGATTCTGCATCTCCATTCCATCAAGATTGTGTACCGGGACATGAAACCAGAAAATGTCCTACTGGATGATAATGGTAATTGCAGACTGTCTGATCTTGGATTGGCAGTACAAGTCAAAGAGGGAAAAAGCATCACTCAGAGG GCTGGGACAAATGGTTATATGGCTCCAGAAATCCTGAAGGAGGAAGATTACTGCTATCCTGTGGACTGGTTTGCTATGGGGTGTAGTATTTATGAGATGGTTGCTGGGCGAACACCATTCAAGGATTACAAAGAAAAGGTCAATAAGGATGAGGTTAAACGAAGAACTCTGGAAGATGAGGTGAAATTTGAACATGCCAACTTTACAGAAGAAGCAAAAGATATTTGCCGGCTGTTTTTGGCTAAGAAAAAAGAGAATCGTTTAGGAAGCAG AAATGAAGATGATGACCCAAGAAAACATAGTTTCTTCAAAACAATAAATTTCCACAGGCTAGAGGCGAACCTCATCGACCCTCCATTTGTGCCAGATCCATCAGTTGTCTATGCCAAAGATGTTGCAGACATTGCTGACTTCTCTGAAGTACGGGGAATTGAGTTTGATGACAAAgataagaagttcttcaaaaaGTTTGCAACAGGTGCTGTCCCTATACCCTGGCAGGAAGAAATTATTGAAACAGGACTCTTTGAAGAACTGAATGATCCTAACAGAGTGGAGGGGGGTTACGCAAATGGAGGTGAAGCTAAGTCAggagtttgtttgttgttgtaa